Proteins encoded by one window of Nocardia goodfellowii:
- a CDS encoding SDR family NAD(P)-dependent oxidoreductase, translated as MLEIQEWFHKITRCLDTELSLTRLRQHETLDEVVAGRTVLITGASSGIGRAAALRFGAAGATVALVARREAELRQVAAEIERLGGKPYVYPCDLTDFGAVDAMVAQVLSDHAGIDVLINNAGKSIRRRLDESYNRFHDYDRTMRLNYLAPVRLMLAFVPGMRERSYGSIVNILSIGNLAGGPGYSAYTASKAALDALCANFQVETRSDNVRFTAVFMPMVRTAMLAPNEIYRDMRALTPGQAAEAIADAVIGRPRRIAPILGRFTVLLDQLIPETLDDIRAKFYQQGL; from the coding sequence ATGCTGGAAATCCAGGAGTGGTTTCACAAGATCACTCGCTGCCTGGACACCGAATTGAGCCTGACGCGATTACGTCAGCACGAGACCCTCGACGAGGTGGTGGCGGGCCGGACGGTGCTGATCACCGGTGCGTCCTCCGGCATCGGCCGAGCCGCCGCCCTCCGGTTCGGTGCCGCCGGGGCGACTGTCGCGCTGGTGGCGCGCCGGGAAGCGGAGCTGCGTCAGGTCGCGGCCGAGATCGAACGACTAGGTGGTAAGCCCTACGTATACCCTTGCGACCTAACCGATTTCGGGGCGGTGGATGCGATGGTTGCCCAGGTGCTGAGCGACCATGCCGGAATCGACGTGCTGATCAACAACGCGGGCAAGTCGATTCGCCGCAGGCTCGACGAATCCTACAATCGCTTCCACGATTACGACCGCACCATGCGGTTGAACTATCTCGCCCCGGTGCGTCTCATGCTCGCCTTCGTGCCCGGTATGCGGGAACGCTCCTACGGCTCGATCGTCAATATTCTCTCGATCGGCAACCTGGCGGGCGGCCCCGGCTACTCCGCCTACACGGCCTCCAAGGCGGCGCTGGACGCGCTCTGTGCCAACTTCCAGGTCGAAACCCGTTCGGACAACGTGCGTTTCACCGCGGTGTTCATGCCGATGGTGCGCACCGCGATGCTCGCCCCCAACGAGATCTACCGGGACATGCGGGCGCTGACGCCGGGGCAGGCCGCCGAAGCCATCGCCGACGCCGTGATCGGCCGCCCCCGGCGCATCGCCCCGATCCTCGGGCGGTTCACCGTTCTGCTGGACCAACTGATTCCGGAGACGCTCGACGACATCCGCGCGAAGTTCTATCAGCAGGGCTTGTAG
- a CDS encoding DUF6223 family protein, with translation MFIRRILGATTTFLLTGAALAGPAVAQATLQAESGMTSGRLGPTLTALVGLAGIGLGVLALRSTATRTSLAALTLGLISTVAGTVFAITADGGPGTGNGIVGAWGAIAFGLVALVLGSLAWKRTGTHG, from the coding sequence ATGTTCATCCGTCGGATACTCGGTGCCACAACAACTTTTCTGCTCACCGGCGCCGCCCTCGCCGGCCCGGCGGTCGCCCAGGCCACGCTTCAAGCGGAGTCCGGTATGACCTCCGGACGGCTCGGCCCCACGCTCACCGCGCTGGTCGGTCTGGCCGGAATCGGACTCGGCGTCCTGGCGCTCCGCTCCACCGCGACCCGCACCTCTCTCGCCGCCTTGACGCTGGGCCTGATCAGCACGGTCGCGGGCACGGTGTTCGCGATCACCGCGGACGGCGGGCCCGGCACCGGCAACGGCATCGTGGGAGCCTGGGGTGCAATAGCATTCGGCCTGGTAGCCCTGGTCCTGGGCAGCCTCGCATGGAAGCGCACCGGCACACATGGTTAG
- a CDS encoding sensor histidine kinase — protein MKGQVGDWAIAVAVAAVVLVAGLTTRHSPGGLDPLGYGLLIVSGLALAGRRRAPIPVLAATGLCALGYQAIGIDVPAVAFVFAVYAGVRAGHLLTTVVASVLVLAALPLAALASVHDTGEAFAQARGALEIAWLIAAGAAGEALRQAERRADEAERTREETARRRADEERLHIARELHDSLTHQISVIKVQSEAAVHVATKRGEAVPEQLLAIREAGREAARELRATLEALRDDGTAPRPGLDHVPELVRRARATGVDATLTVEGRPHDVPIAVDRTGYRIVQESLTNIARHAAAATASVRIDYRPDAVIIRVDDDGKASPDAAPRHGVGLLGMRERVTALGGRLRAEPRAEGGFSVCAELPVEPA, from the coding sequence ATGAAGGGACAGGTCGGGGATTGGGCGATCGCGGTCGCTGTCGCGGCTGTTGTGCTGGTCGCCGGTCTGACCACCCGCCATTCGCCCGGCGGCCTCGATCCGCTGGGCTACGGGCTGCTGATTGTCAGCGGTCTGGCGCTGGCCGGGCGTCGCCGAGCCCCGATACCCGTACTGGCGGCGACGGGTTTGTGCGCATTGGGATACCAGGCCATCGGTATCGATGTGCCCGCCGTGGCGTTCGTCTTCGCGGTGTACGCCGGGGTGCGGGCCGGTCATCTCCTGACCACCGTGGTCGCCTCGGTCTTGGTGCTCGCGGCGCTGCCGCTCGCCGCCCTGGCCTCGGTGCACGACACCGGAGAGGCGTTCGCGCAGGCCCGCGGCGCGCTGGAGATCGCCTGGCTGATCGCGGCCGGTGCGGCAGGGGAGGCGCTGCGGCAGGCGGAGCGGCGCGCCGACGAGGCCGAACGCACCCGCGAGGAGACCGCACGCCGCCGCGCCGACGAAGAACGCCTGCACATCGCCCGCGAGTTGCATGACTCACTGACGCACCAGATTTCGGTGATCAAGGTGCAGTCCGAGGCTGCCGTGCATGTGGCCACCAAACGCGGTGAGGCGGTGCCGGAGCAACTGCTGGCGATCCGGGAGGCCGGTCGGGAGGCGGCGCGCGAACTGCGCGCCACCCTGGAGGCATTGCGCGACGACGGTACCGCCCCCCGGCCCGGCCTCGACCACGTCCCGGAACTCGTGCGACGGGCTCGCGCAACAGGTGTGGACGCGACCCTGACGGTCGAGGGCCGGCCGCACGACGTGCCGATCGCGGTGGACCGCACCGGTTACCGGATCGTGCAGGAGTCGCTGACCAATATCGCCCGGCACGCCGCCGCGGCGACGGCGTCGGTGCGGATCGACTACCGCCCGGACGCTGTGATCATCCGAGTCGACGACGACGGCAAGGCGAGCCCGGACGCCGCGCCCAGGCACGGCGTCGGACTGCTCGGCATGCGCGAACGCGTTACCGCCCTCGGCGGACGGCTGCGGGCCGAACCCCGCGCCGAGGGCGGTTTCTCGGTGTGCGCCGAATTACCCGTGGAACCGGCGTGA
- a CDS encoding response regulator translates to MIRVLLVDDQPLIRSGFRALLELEDDIEVVAEAADGSAGLELARRHVPDIALIDIQMPILDGIETTRRIAADPALADVHVVILTNYGMDEYVFHALRAGAAGFLVKDIEPEDFLHAVRVAARGDALLAPSITRRLIDRYVAQPLDTGVIPGLAELTNREREAVGLVAQGRSNDEIAAHMVISPLTAKTHVNRAMTKLHARDRAQLVVLAYESGLVTPRSR, encoded by the coding sequence GTGATTCGCGTGCTGCTGGTCGACGACCAGCCACTCATCCGCAGCGGCTTCCGCGCGCTGCTCGAACTGGAGGACGACATCGAAGTCGTCGCCGAGGCCGCCGACGGCAGTGCGGGCCTGGAACTGGCCCGCCGCCACGTCCCCGATATCGCGTTGATCGACATCCAGATGCCGATCCTCGACGGCATCGAGACGACCCGCCGGATCGCCGCGGACCCCGCTCTGGCGGACGTGCACGTCGTCATTCTCACCAATTACGGTATGGACGAATACGTCTTCCACGCGCTGCGTGCCGGTGCGGCCGGTTTTCTGGTGAAAGACATCGAACCCGAAGACTTCCTGCACGCCGTCCGTGTCGCGGCCCGCGGCGATGCCCTGCTCGCTCCCTCGATCACCCGCCGGCTGATCGACCGCTACGTCGCTCAGCCGCTGGACACCGGGGTGATCCCCGGCTTGGCGGAGCTGACCAACCGCGAACGCGAAGCCGTCGGGCTGGTCGCGCAGGGCCGGTCCAACGACGAGATCGCCGCCCACATGGTGATCAGCCCACTCACCGCCAAGACCCATGTGAACCGGGCCATGACCAAATTGCACGCGCGCGACCGGGCCCAATTGGTCGTGCTGGCTTACGAATCCGGCTTGGTGACCCCGCGCTCGCGGTAG
- a CDS encoding glycosyltransferase has protein sequence MRVLLTTVGSRGDVEPIAALASRLRERGAEVRVCAPPDEDFAALLARVGVPLTPLGPSVRSVVAGPKPPTAEDAFRFARELVAARFEVLSTAARGCDVLLATGLMPAGARDVAETLGLRYVFACFQLFGLPSRHFAPGARPGKQSALGETDNRKLWAEDAQRVNALYGAALNSHRAALGLPPVDNVRDYAFTEQPWLAADPTLCPSAGMTDLDLVQTGAWLLPDDRPLPDELASFLDAGEPPVYVGFGSIAAHVPRDIAAVAIDAVRARGRRVVLARGWADLAPIDDAEDCCVVGEVNQQALFRRVAAVVHHGGAGTTTTAARAGAPQVVVPQIADQPYWAARVSELGIGVGHDGPAPTVESLSAAIAAALTPEIGIRARDVAGTIRTDGATVAAKLLLDA, from the coding sequence ATGCGTGTGTTGTTGACGACGGTGGGATCGCGCGGAGATGTCGAACCGATCGCGGCGTTGGCGTCGCGGTTACGGGAACGCGGTGCCGAGGTGCGGGTGTGCGCGCCGCCGGACGAGGATTTCGCGGCGTTGCTGGCGCGAGTCGGTGTGCCGCTGACGCCGCTCGGCCCGTCGGTGCGCTCGGTCGTCGCGGGACCGAAGCCGCCGACTGCCGAGGACGCGTTCCGGTTCGCTCGCGAACTCGTGGCCGCGCGGTTCGAGGTACTGAGCACCGCGGCGCGGGGATGTGACGTGCTGCTGGCGACCGGGCTGATGCCGGCCGGTGCCCGCGACGTTGCCGAAACCCTCGGCCTCCGTTACGTTTTCGCGTGCTTTCAGCTCTTCGGACTACCGTCACGGCATTTTGCTCCAGGAGCGCGGCCGGGCAAGCAGTCCGCGCTGGGGGAGACCGACAATCGCAAACTCTGGGCGGAGGATGCCCAGCGAGTGAACGCGTTGTACGGCGCGGCGCTGAACAGTCATCGGGCGGCGCTCGGCCTGCCGCCGGTGGACAACGTCCGCGACTACGCCTTCACCGAACAGCCCTGGCTGGCGGCCGACCCGACACTGTGCCCGTCGGCAGGCATGACCGACCTCGACCTCGTCCAGACCGGGGCGTGGCTGTTGCCCGACGACCGCCCGCTCCCGGACGAGTTGGCGTCCTTCCTCGACGCGGGCGAGCCGCCGGTGTACGTGGGCTTCGGCAGCATCGCCGCCCACGTTCCACGAGACATCGCCGCGGTGGCCATCGACGCCGTCCGCGCGCGGGGCCGTCGGGTTGTCCTCGCCCGCGGCTGGGCCGACCTGGCCCCGATCGACGACGCCGAGGACTGCTGCGTCGTGGGCGAGGTCAATCAGCAGGCGCTGTTCCGCCGAGTGGCGGCCGTGGTGCACCACGGCGGGGCGGGTACCACCACGACGGCGGCCCGCGCCGGCGCACCTCAGGTGGTGGTTCCGCAGATCGCGGACCAGCCCTACTGGGCGGCCCGAGTCAGCGAGCTGGGCATCGGCGTGGGCCATGACGGCCCGGCGCCGACCGTCGAATCACTCTCCGCCGCAATCGCGGCGGCGTTGACGCCAGAGATCGGAATACGAGCGCGGGACGTGGCCGGGACCATCCGGACCGACGGTGCGACGGTGGCCGCGAAACTGCTGCTCGACGCCTGA
- a CDS encoding alpha/beta fold hydrolase gives MSNRSTIADSAERRGTVRADDGVLLAVREYGPRAADLTVVLLHGHCLGAASWTYVRDAMRRHYPGARIVCYDHRGHGDSAAAPRQTYQLEQLGHDLRAVLDAVAPTGPVVLVGHSMGGMTALNYAAQYPHEIGTRVAGVALIATAASGLADAGFGRLLRNPAVSLFQAAVRVAPNSMRHAKLLAAKVFAPIIRLAEFGDRKVSPRVLALANAMHNQTPIVTMASFLSAFMTFDRTDALDLLPTIPTLVLCGSADLMTPPSHSIAMAAAVEYSDLVLVEGAGHSVILEQPQQVARALGRLMARAGGRGEARGAHLTLVA, from the coding sequence ATGTCGAACCGCAGCACGATCGCCGACTCGGCGGAACGTCGTGGCACGGTGCGGGCCGACGACGGCGTGCTGCTCGCGGTCCGGGAATACGGGCCGCGTGCGGCGGACCTGACAGTTGTTCTCCTGCACGGTCATTGCCTGGGCGCCGCGTCATGGACCTACGTCCGGGACGCGATGCGCCGCCATTACCCCGGCGCCCGGATCGTCTGTTACGACCACCGCGGCCACGGCGACTCCGCCGCGGCTCCCCGGCAGACCTATCAGCTCGAACAGCTCGGCCACGATTTGCGCGCCGTCCTCGACGCCGTGGCTCCCACCGGACCTGTTGTCCTGGTGGGCCATTCGATGGGCGGCATGACGGCGCTGAACTACGCCGCCCAGTATCCGCACGAGATCGGCACCCGCGTCGCCGGCGTGGCGCTCATCGCCACCGCCGCGAGCGGGCTCGCGGACGCGGGTTTCGGCCGCCTGCTGCGCAACCCGGCCGTTTCGCTCTTCCAGGCCGCGGTGCGCGTGGCCCCGAACTCGATGCGGCACGCCAAACTGCTGGCGGCCAAGGTTTTCGCGCCGATCATTCGCCTCGCCGAATTCGGCGACCGGAAGGTCAGCCCGCGCGTCCTCGCCCTCGCCAACGCGATGCACAACCAGACCCCGATCGTCACGATGGCGAGTTTCCTGAGCGCCTTCATGACCTTCGACCGGACCGACGCCCTGGATCTGCTGCCCACGATTCCGACGCTGGTGCTCTGCGGGTCCGCCGACCTGATGACTCCGCCGTCGCATTCGATCGCGATGGCCGCCGCCGTCGAATATTCGGACCTGGTGCTGGTGGAGGGCGCCGGCCACTCGGTGATCCTCGAGCAGCCACAGCAGGTCGCTCGAGCCCTCGGCCGCCTCATGGCCCGAGCGGGCGGGCGCGGCGAGGCGAGGGGCGCGCATCTCACGCTTGTCGCGTAA
- a CDS encoding FMN-dependent NADH-azoreductase yields the protein MTTLLHLDASPRGARSHTRSLTDDFVTRWVQQHSEVTVARRDLGIEPPPHLTEGWIAAAFTEPARRTPQMRADLAVSDELVDELLGTDVLVVGVPMYNFGIPAMLKAYIDQVVRVGRTFSFDPELPDPYAPLLPPGKRAFFIVSTGDSGYQSDGPLAALNQVEPYLRTVFGFIGIDDLQFVYVGNDEFGGDRLSESLAAARNRVAELAV from the coding sequence ATGACCACGTTGCTTCATCTCGATGCCAGCCCGCGCGGCGCCCGCTCACACACCCGCAGCCTCACCGACGACTTCGTCACCCGCTGGGTCCAGCAGCATTCCGAGGTCACCGTGGCACGACGCGATCTCGGCATCGAACCGCCGCCGCACCTCACCGAAGGCTGGATCGCCGCCGCGTTCACCGAACCGGCGCGGCGGACCCCGCAAATGCGCGCCGATCTGGCGGTCAGCGACGAACTGGTCGACGAATTGCTCGGTACCGACGTGCTGGTGGTGGGAGTTCCCATGTACAACTTCGGGATTCCGGCCATGCTCAAGGCCTACATCGATCAGGTCGTGCGCGTCGGGCGCACCTTCTCCTTCGACCCGGAACTCCCCGATCCCTATGCGCCACTGCTGCCGCCGGGCAAGCGGGCGTTCTTCATCGTCTCGACCGGCGACAGCGGATACCAGTCCGATGGACCGCTGGCCGCCCTCAACCAGGTGGAGCCCTATCTGCGAACCGTGTTCGGGTTCATCGGAATCGACGATCTGCAGTTCGTCTACGTGGGCAACGACGAATTCGGCGGTGACCGCCTGTCGGAGTCGCTGGCGGCCGCCCGGAATCGGGTGGCCGAACTCGCCGTCTGA
- a CDS encoding winged helix-turn-helix transcriptional regulator has translation MTRRKDDLHLDCPIEVTLDVIGGKWKGMVLYQLMEGTARFNELRRVIPGATPRMLTLQLRELERDGVITRTVYPEVPPRVEYELTEFGRSLGPLLELMEQWGERYLVEIRDAVPARVAEAS, from the coding sequence ATGACTCGACGCAAAGACGACCTGCACCTGGACTGCCCGATCGAGGTGACCCTCGATGTGATCGGCGGCAAATGGAAGGGAATGGTGCTGTATCAGCTGATGGAGGGCACCGCCCGGTTCAACGAACTGCGTCGTGTCATTCCCGGCGCCACCCCGCGCATGCTGACCCTGCAATTGCGCGAACTCGAACGCGACGGTGTGATCACCCGCACCGTGTACCCGGAGGTGCCGCCGCGCGTGGAGTACGAGCTCACCGAGTTCGGCCGCAGCCTCGGTCCGCTGCTGGAATTGATGGAGCAGTGGGGCGAGCGGTACCTCGTCGAGATCCGCGATGCCGTACCCGCTCGGGTCGCCGAAGCCAGCTGA
- a CDS encoding serine hydrolase, translating into MAASERIREVFDEVPVRGTLHAVDIADGREITLGGDEQVVIASIFKILLVLEFCRQVDAGQIDPTERVLIRAEDRLGGWGTAGCADDIEVSLRDLAYFAMSVSDNTAADLLLHRIGRDTPGLLAAELGLDRTRVIGGPRQLLESMLADVGARNGGEFAAIYPTLTPGQVAQMRVFQPEHTTSSTAREITRLLSLIWRDAAGTAAACAATRNLLRHQISWTRIAAGFPDEVRVASKTGTLPGLHMEAGMVEYPDGGRYALAIFARTDELGSRRIDVDLAMSRAARLAVDALRG; encoded by the coding sequence GTGGCAGCATCGGAACGCATTCGGGAGGTCTTCGACGAGGTGCCGGTGCGGGGCACGCTGCACGCGGTCGATATCGCCGACGGCCGGGAGATCACGCTGGGCGGCGACGAACAGGTGGTGATCGCGTCGATCTTCAAGATCCTGCTGGTGCTGGAGTTCTGCAGGCAAGTGGACGCGGGCCAGATCGATCCCACCGAGCGGGTGCTGATCCGCGCCGAGGACCGGCTCGGCGGCTGGGGCACCGCGGGGTGCGCGGACGATATCGAGGTGTCGCTGCGGGACCTGGCCTACTTCGCGATGTCGGTCAGCGACAACACCGCCGCGGATCTCTTGCTCCACCGGATCGGCAGGGACACACCGGGATTGCTCGCCGCCGAACTCGGTTTGGACCGCACCCGGGTGATCGGCGGGCCCCGTCAGCTGCTCGAATCGATGCTCGCCGACGTGGGCGCACGGAATGGGGGCGAGTTCGCGGCGATCTACCCGACGCTCACCCCGGGGCAGGTGGCACAGATGCGGGTCTTCCAGCCGGAGCACACCACCTCCAGCACCGCCCGGGAGATCACCCGGCTGTTGAGCCTGATCTGGCGCGATGCCGCCGGAACCGCGGCGGCGTGCGCGGCGACGCGAAACCTGTTGCGGCACCAAATATCCTGGACCCGGATAGCCGCCGGCTTCCCCGACGAAGTGCGGGTAGCCTCGAAAACGGGGACCTTGCCCGGCCTGCACATGGAGGCCGGGATGGTCGAGTACCCGGACGGCGGCCGTTACGCGCTGGCCATCTTCGCCCGCACCGACGAATTGGGTTCGCGCCGTATCGATGTCGACCTGGCGATGTCGCGGGCGGCCCGGCTCGCGGTCGACGCACTGCGCGGCTGA
- a CDS encoding LysR family transcriptional regulator, giving the protein MDLARHLHYFLTVAGELHFGRAAETLGIAQPPLSQSIQRLERELGAQLFDRSRRSISLTAAGELLVEEARALLAAEQRLRTVLRKAAAGELGMLRVGVLAETPAPTLQALLRLFAEQAPALTLDLQELTTAEQLRLLATAELDVGLVLQPIDAPELVQGPTAAVPLGVVLPRTSPLARLAEVDLSDLAGHDLILPPRATAPGWHDHVLEVCRTRGFEPARIRHARNPEFALGLVLAGNGVTFLQETLARREPRAAWRPLSDRPLVRRVVAVWSGAAAHPAVPRFAAAATAVLAADNLPTPLLTPDAGQPWSVVYSRNPVDPLR; this is encoded by the coding sequence GTGGACCTCGCCCGGCATTTGCACTACTTCCTCACTGTCGCCGGTGAATTGCATTTCGGGCGGGCCGCCGAGACGCTCGGCATCGCGCAACCGCCGCTGAGCCAATCGATCCAGCGCCTGGAACGTGAACTCGGGGCTCAGCTGTTCGACCGTTCCCGCCGGAGCATCTCGCTCACCGCGGCCGGAGAGCTGCTGGTCGAGGAGGCCCGCGCGCTGCTGGCCGCCGAGCAGCGCCTGCGCACGGTGCTGCGCAAAGCGGCGGCGGGCGAGCTCGGTATGTTGCGCGTCGGCGTGCTCGCGGAAACGCCCGCGCCCACCTTGCAGGCGCTGCTGCGGCTCTTCGCCGAGCAGGCGCCGGCGCTCACCCTCGACCTGCAAGAGCTCACCACCGCCGAACAACTCCGGCTGCTCGCGACCGCGGAACTGGATGTGGGACTGGTGCTGCAGCCGATCGATGCCCCGGAACTGGTCCAGGGCCCGACCGCGGCGGTCCCGCTCGGCGTGGTGCTGCCGCGCACCTCGCCACTCGCCCGCCTCGCCGAGGTGGACCTGAGCGACCTCGCCGGCCACGACCTGATCCTGCCGCCCCGGGCGACCGCCCCGGGGTGGCATGACCACGTGCTCGAGGTATGCCGCACCCGCGGCTTCGAACCCGCGCGAATCCGGCACGCCCGCAACCCGGAATTCGCGCTCGGCCTCGTGCTGGCCGGCAACGGGGTGACGTTCCTGCAGGAAACGCTGGCCCGTCGCGAACCGCGGGCGGCCTGGCGGCCGCTGTCCGATCGCCCGCTCGTGCGCCGCGTTGTCGCGGTGTGGTCCGGGGCCGCCGCGCATCCGGCGGTGCCGCGCTTCGCCGCGGCCGCGACGGCCGTGCTCGCCGCCGACAACCTGCCGACGCCCCTGCTCACGCCCGACGCCGGTCAACCCTGGTCCGTCGTCTACTCGCGGAACCCGGTCGATCCGCTGCGATGA
- the bla gene encoding class A beta-lactamase, whose protein sequence is MIKNKSMVLLLAALLPLAGACGSTATEPAAVSSAPAVASQLADLESRHQARLGVFGIDTGSGKTVGHRADERFPMLSTFKTLACAALLKTHPLASGYYEQVIRFTEADVAKAEGSAVTGKRIATGMTVRELCDAAIAYSDNAAANEILKLLGGPQAVTEFLRGIGDQVSRLDRWEPEVNTAIPGDERDTTTPAAIARDYQVLTLGDALPAPERDQLVAWLKASTTGGSRIRAGLPADWTTGDKTGTSSAYGSANDVAVTWPAGGGAPIVIAVLSTHADANAPLDNPLVAAAAKDVAAVLR, encoded by the coding sequence ATGATCAAGAACAAATCGATGGTGCTGCTGCTGGCGGCACTGCTGCCCCTGGCGGGTGCGTGCGGGAGCACCGCGACCGAACCGGCGGCCGTCTCCTCCGCCCCGGCGGTTGCCTCTCAGCTGGCCGATCTCGAAAGCCGCCATCAAGCGCGGCTCGGGGTGTTCGGGATCGACACCGGCTCCGGGAAAACCGTCGGCCATCGAGCGGACGAGCGATTCCCGATGCTGTCCACTTTCAAGACGCTCGCCTGCGCGGCGCTGCTCAAAACGCATCCGCTGGCCAGCGGTTACTACGAACAGGTCATTCGCTTCACCGAGGCCGACGTGGCCAAAGCCGAAGGTTCGGCGGTGACCGGCAAACGGATCGCCACCGGAATGACAGTGCGCGAATTGTGCGACGCCGCAATCGCTTACAGCGACAATGCCGCGGCCAACGAGATACTGAAGCTGCTCGGTGGACCGCAGGCCGTCACGGAATTCCTGCGCGGCATCGGTGATCAGGTGTCGCGGCTCGATCGCTGGGAGCCCGAAGTCAATACCGCCATCCCGGGTGACGAGCGCGACACCACGACACCGGCCGCGATCGCCCGCGACTACCAAGTGCTGACCCTCGGTGACGCATTGCCCGCACCGGAGCGCGACCAACTGGTGGCGTGGCTCAAAGCCAGTACCACCGGCGGCAGCCGGATTCGGGCGGGATTGCCCGCCGACTGGACGACCGGCGACAAGACCGGCACCTCCAGTGCCTATGGTTCAGCCAACGACGTGGCCGTCACCTGGCCGGCCGGTGGCGGGGCTCCGATCGTGATCGCCGTGCTGTCCACGCACGCGGACGCGAACGCCCCATTGGACAACCCGCTGGTCGCCGCGGCGGCGAAAGACGTTGCCGCCGTTCTCCGCTGA
- a CDS encoding LLM class flavin-dependent oxidoreductase — translation MPFALSILDLATVTRGQTARDSFHNSVALAQAAERTGYRRVWYAEHHNMRSIASSATSVLIGYVANHTESIRLGAGGIMLPNHSPLVIAEQFGTLESLFPGRIDLGLGRAPGSDQKTMYALRRDPATAENFPRDVLELQGYLTGNTRVSGVQAVPRAETVVPLYILGSSLFGAQLAAHLGLPYAFASHFAPDALHEAVAVYRDTFKPSEQLAEPYVMAGINVFAAEDHDAAVEQKTIAYRTRARAMIARGPAAGDFTDEEIDAFLASPNGSQLAGMTRYTAVGTPTEVRAYLEDFAGSIAADELITTHQAGEIDDRVRSVELTGQVLADVSASI, via the coding sequence ATGCCCTTCGCACTCTCGATCCTGGATCTGGCGACCGTCACCCGCGGCCAGACCGCACGGGACAGCTTCCACAACAGCGTCGCCCTCGCGCAGGCCGCCGAACGCACCGGCTACCGCCGGGTCTGGTACGCCGAGCACCACAACATGCGCTCCATCGCCTCGAGCGCCACCAGCGTGCTGATCGGCTATGTCGCGAACCACACCGAATCGATCCGCCTCGGCGCCGGCGGCATCATGCTGCCCAACCATTCACCGCTGGTGATCGCCGAGCAGTTCGGCACCCTGGAATCCCTGTTCCCGGGCCGGATCGACCTCGGGCTCGGCCGCGCGCCCGGCAGTGACCAGAAGACGATGTACGCGCTGCGCCGCGATCCGGCCACGGCCGAGAACTTCCCGCGCGACGTACTGGAGTTGCAGGGCTACCTGACGGGGAACACGCGCGTCTCCGGCGTCCAGGCCGTGCCCCGCGCCGAAACCGTTGTCCCCCTCTACATTCTGGGTTCCTCGCTGTTCGGCGCACAGCTCGCCGCCCACCTCGGCCTGCCCTACGCCTTCGCCTCGCACTTCGCGCCCGACGCCCTGCACGAGGCCGTCGCCGTCTACCGCGACACCTTCAAACCCTCCGAACAGCTGGCCGAGCCCTACGTCATGGCCGGAATCAACGTCTTCGCCGCCGAGGACCACGACGCCGCGGTCGAACAGAAAACCATCGCCTACCGCACCCGCGCCCGCGCCATGATCGCCCGCGGCCCCGCCGCCGGCGACTTCACCGACGAGGAAATCGACGCCTTCCTCGCCTCGCCCAACGGCAGTCAACTAGCCGGCATGACCCGCTACACCGCCGTCGGCACCCCCACCGAAGTCCGCGCCTACCTCGAGGACTTCGCCGGCTCCATCGCCGCCGACGAACTGATCACCACGCACCAGGCCGGTGAGATCGACGACCGCGTGCGCTCGGTGGAGTTGACCGGCCAGGTGCTGGCGGACGTGTCCGCGTCGATCTGA